The DNA segment GCACTGCGTGTGCCGTAAAAACGTTCTGCCAACATGCCTACCAGCGGGTAAGAATGAATGGAGCTCACCAATTCCATGTCGCCCAAACGACCGCCAAGCTGTTGTTTGACGCTGGCAGCCAATGCTTCGGGAGACAGATTTTGAATCGAGGAAACGCGGTCGCTATCTACGGTAATCACAGTGTTGGTCAGGTGTTCTTCCAGCGGAAGCAGGGCGATGGTTCGGCCGTAGTGGAAGCACTCAAAGGCTGTATGCCGGTTGGAAAGAGTATGTTTCATACGGCATAGAAACATGGTGCGGCCGTAATCGTGCATATCGGATGCAATACCCAACTGTCGGCGGGTTTGCGAAAACCGGCTGTCGGCGGCAATCAGCAGTTTGGCGGTTAACACGCTACCGTTCTCTAAAGTAACTTCTGCCTGCTCTGTTGACGTTCTCACTTCCTTTACGCCCATGCCGCAGATAAATTCAACATTATCCGCTTCCGCCACGGCTTCATAAGATGCTTTGCGGATGTTGTGATTGGAAATCAAATAACCGAGACGGTCGGTAGGTTCGCCTCTGGCGTGCGACGGTTGGGGGAAGTGAAGTTGGTATTCTGAATGCCCGTTCAATACTTTGGCATCGCGTAAAGGGTAGATTTCGTTCTCAGGAATACGCTGCCATGTGCCCAAACGCTGCATGATTTCTCTGGATAAATGGGTCAGCGCGATTTCACGGCCGTCATAAGGCGGGTTTTGCAGGGTTTCGAGCGTGCTTTT comes from the Neisseria dumasiana genome and includes:
- the ubiM gene encoding 5-demethoxyubiquinol-8 5-hydroxylase UbiM: MTTNCDIIIVGAGPAGLSFARALADSGLSITLIEKSTLETLQNPPYDGREIALTHLSREIMQRLGTWQRIPENEIYPLRDAKVLNGHSEYQLHFPQPSHARGEPTDRLGYLISNHNIRKASYEAVAEADNVEFICGMGVKEVRTSTEQAEVTLENGSVLTAKLLIAADSRFSQTRRQLGIASDMHDYGRTMFLCRMKHTLSNRHTAFECFHYGRTIALLPLEEHLTNTVITVDSDRVSSIQNLSPEALAASVKQQLGGRLGDMELVSSIHSYPLVGMLAERFYGTRSALIGDAAVGMHPVTAHGFNLGLSSADILSALINEAVQQGRDFASSSLLARYDSKHSLHARPLYYGTNMLLKLFTNETPPAKLLRGLVLRVSNNLPPLKKLITQQLTG